The following proteins come from a genomic window of Tepidiforma thermophila:
- a CDS encoding helix-turn-helix domain-containing protein produces MGAGRASHPSSLIPHPSSLIPHPSSLIPHPSSLIPHPSVRGLHGIVYTARVEERERYEAGGSTERAAGWTPERVSALRRRLGLTQAEFARRLGVRQQTVSEWETGLHRPRGASTTLLRMLAEEAGRWEEGAPAQPPGPAEGGGSREPGAGSWRGGRGEPQPRVPTPPREEGSGRRDLGGGSGERGASVMTAPLGQASSSRLQARERAMRAGEGDDGQG; encoded by the coding sequence GTGGGAGCTGGGAGAGCATCTCATCCCTCATCCCTCATCCCTCATCCCTCATCCCTCATCCCTCATCCCTCATCCCTCATCCCTCATCCCTCATCCCTCATCCCTCATCCCTCAGTGCGAGGTTTACACGGAATCGTGTACACTGCCCGCGTGGAAGAACGGGAACGCTATGAGGCCGGCGGGAGCACGGAGCGGGCGGCCGGGTGGACGCCGGAACGGGTCTCGGCGCTCCGCCGCCGGCTGGGGCTGACCCAGGCGGAGTTCGCCCGGCGGCTCGGGGTGCGCCAGCAGACGGTTTCGGAGTGGGAGACGGGGCTCCACCGGCCGCGCGGGGCGAGCACAACGCTGCTCCGGATGCTGGCCGAGGAGGCTGGGAGGTGGGAGGAGGGAGCCCCGGCACAACCTCCCGGCCCCGCCGAGGGAGGAGGGAGCCGGGAGCCGGGAGCTGGGAGCTGGAGGGGAGGGAGGGGGGAGCCCCAGCCCCGCGTCCCAACCCCGCCGAGGGAGGAGGGATCTGGGAGGAGGGATCTGGGAGGAGGGAGCGGGGAGCGGGGAGCGAGTGTGATGACGGCGCCGTTGGGTCAAGCTTCAAGCTCCAGGCTTCAGGCTCGGGAAAGGGCGATGAGGGCAGGGGAGGGGGATGATGGGCAGGGGTGA
- a CDS encoding ABC transporter ATP-binding protein, which produces MHIVETAGLTRRFGTVTALDALDLAIPPGITGLVGANGAGKSTLFRILLGLLPPTSGTARVLGYDVATRGPELRQFVGYMPEHDCLPGDVSATEFVAHMARISGLPGDAARERTAETLRHVGLFEERYREIRSYSTGMKQRVKLAQALVHDPRLLFLDEPTNGLDPAGRDDMLDLVRRTGREFGISIVMATHLLGEIERVCDQVVVIDGGRLLRQGPLADFTAATGTLLVEVEGDDDALVAVLRGRGLRVERDGRYLLLPVAGEHVLDAVRDAAAGLDCGIVRLERRRQALEDLFRPELEAADAAR; this is translated from the coding sequence GTGCACATCGTCGAAACCGCCGGGCTCACCCGCCGCTTCGGCACCGTCACCGCCCTCGATGCCCTCGACCTCGCCATCCCGCCCGGCATCACGGGCCTCGTCGGCGCCAACGGCGCCGGCAAGTCCACGCTCTTCCGCATCCTCCTCGGCCTCCTCCCGCCGACCAGCGGCACCGCCCGCGTCCTTGGCTACGATGTCGCGACCCGGGGGCCCGAGCTCCGCCAGTTCGTCGGCTACATGCCCGAGCACGACTGCCTGCCTGGCGACGTCTCCGCCACCGAGTTCGTCGCCCACATGGCCCGCATCTCCGGCCTCCCCGGCGACGCCGCCCGCGAGCGCACCGCCGAGACCCTCCGCCACGTCGGCCTCTTCGAAGAGCGGTACCGCGAGATCCGCAGCTACTCCACCGGCATGAAGCAGCGCGTCAAGCTCGCCCAGGCGCTCGTCCACGACCCCCGCCTCCTCTTCCTCGATGAGCCGACCAACGGCCTCGACCCCGCCGGCCGCGACGACATGCTCGACCTCGTCCGCCGCACCGGCCGCGAGTTCGGCATCTCCATCGTCATGGCGACCCACCTCCTCGGCGAAATCGAACGCGTCTGCGACCAGGTCGTCGTCATCGATGGCGGCCGCCTCCTCCGCCAGGGGCCGCTCGCCGATTTCACCGCCGCCACCGGCACCCTCCTCGTCGAGGTCGAGGGCGACGACGACGCCCTCGTCGCCGTCCTCCGCGGGCGCGGCCTCCGCGTCGAACGGGACGGGCGGTACCTCCTCCTCCCCGTCGCCGGCGAGCACGTCCTCGATGCCGTCCGCGACGCCGCCGCCGGGCTCGACTGCGGTATAGTCCGCCTCGAACGCCGCCGCCAGGCGCTCGAAGATCTCTTCCGCCCGGAACTGGAGGCCGCCGATGCCGCCCGCTGA
- a CDS encoding ABC transporter ATP-binding protein, with protein sequence MTAATVPAIELRGVSRWYGNVVAVNDVSFEVGPGITGLLGPNGAGKSTLLHMMAGLLRPSAGEVRILGEPAWRNPAIYRRVGLVPEREAVYGFLTGRELVELAARLHGLPDPAAAAARAIDLVEMGPHAARQAGGYSKGMKQRIKIAAALVHDPQVLVLDEPFNGADPRQRLHLMDLFRRMAAEGRTILYSSHILEEVERLADTVLVIVAGRLAASGDFRRIRALMTDRPHTFTVRSSDDRALAARLLAEPAIRGIAFEDGRLEVRSAELLAAARALPRAAREAGVTLFEVRPTDESLETVFSYLVHR encoded by the coding sequence ATGACCGCCGCCACCGTCCCCGCCATCGAACTCCGCGGCGTCTCCCGCTGGTACGGGAACGTCGTCGCCGTCAACGACGTTTCCTTCGAGGTCGGCCCCGGCATCACCGGCCTCCTCGGCCCCAACGGCGCCGGCAAGTCCACCCTCCTCCACATGATGGCCGGCTTACTCCGCCCTTCAGCCGGCGAGGTCCGCATCCTCGGCGAACCCGCCTGGCGGAACCCCGCCATCTACCGCCGCGTCGGTCTCGTCCCCGAGCGCGAAGCCGTCTACGGCTTCCTCACCGGCCGCGAACTGGTCGAACTCGCTGCCCGCCTCCACGGCCTCCCCGACCCCGCGGCCGCCGCCGCCCGCGCCATCGACCTCGTCGAGATGGGCCCCCACGCCGCCCGGCAGGCCGGCGGCTACTCCAAGGGGATGAAGCAGCGGATCAAGATCGCCGCTGCCCTCGTCCACGACCCGCAGGTCCTCGTTCTCGACGAGCCGTTCAACGGCGCCGACCCCCGCCAGCGCCTCCACCTCATGGACCTCTTCCGCCGGATGGCCGCCGAGGGCCGGACCATCCTCTACTCCTCTCACATCCTCGAAGAAGTCGAGCGGCTCGCCGATACCGTCCTCGTCATCGTCGCCGGCCGCCTCGCCGCCTCGGGCGACTTCCGCCGCATCCGCGCCCTCATGACCGACCGCCCCCATACCTTCACCGTCCGCTCCAGCGACGACCGCGCCCTCGCCGCCCGTCTCCTCGCCGAGCCCGCCATCCGCGGCATCGCCTTCGAAGACGGCCGCCTCGAAGTCCGCTCCGCCGAACTGCTCGCCGCCGCACGGGCCCTCCCCCGCGCCGCCCGCGAAGCCGGCGTCACCCTCTTCGAAGTCCGCCCCACCGACGAATCGCTCGAAACCGTCTTCAGCTACCTGGTGCACCGGTGA
- a CDS encoding ABC transporter permease subunit produces MNPDIARLTVRQLLGQRRTVAVALLALVPVAIALLFRFAAPEDADPERFTARGLLGGIVTTTILPLVTLVFATGAFGQDAEDGTLIYLLATPVPRRAIVLARLVVAWLAAAALLLPSAALAGALALQGGDPGIVLGFAVAVVAGAFVYTAAFTWLSIATGRALVAGLLYVFLWEGALSGLFGGIRFLSIRQYTAGIAGAFFDLPPAVYQPRLEPLPAILLGAAVAAGMLLLAVRRLERWEVGEPS; encoded by the coding sequence GTGAACCCCGACATCGCCCGCCTGACCGTCCGCCAGCTCCTCGGCCAGCGCCGCACCGTCGCCGTCGCCCTCCTCGCCCTCGTCCCCGTCGCCATCGCCCTCCTCTTCCGGTTCGCCGCCCCGGAAGACGCCGACCCTGAACGGTTCACCGCCCGCGGACTCCTCGGCGGCATCGTCACGACCACCATCCTCCCCCTCGTCACCCTCGTCTTCGCCACCGGCGCCTTCGGCCAGGACGCCGAAGACGGCACCCTCATCTACCTCCTCGCCACCCCGGTCCCCCGCCGTGCCATCGTCCTGGCCCGCCTCGTGGTCGCCTGGCTCGCCGCCGCCGCCCTCCTCCTCCCCTCCGCCGCCCTTGCCGGAGCCCTCGCCCTCCAGGGCGGCGACCCCGGCATCGTCCTCGGTTTCGCCGTCGCCGTCGTCGCCGGCGCCTTCGTCTACACTGCCGCCTTCACCTGGCTCAGCATCGCCACCGGCCGCGCCCTCGTGGCCGGCCTCCTCTACGTCTTCCTCTGGGAGGGCGCCCTCTCCGGGCTCTTCGGCGGTATCCGCTTCCTCTCCATCCGCCAGTATACCGCCGGCATCGCCGGCGCCTTCTTCGACCTCCCGCCCGCCGTCTACCAGCCCCGCCTCGAACCCCTCCCCGCCATCCTCCTTGGTGCCGCCGTCGCCGCCGGCATGCTCCTCCTCGCCGTCCGCCGCCTCGAGCGCTGGGAGGTCGGCGAACCCTCCTGA
- a CDS encoding PhoX family protein encodes MTLDHDPSDLLPLVDDYRSNQCFVHPQTCRWSCGNQCAHPAPNESRNDYFGDVARRYISRRRLLGFGALAAGMLVVGRQGVFGAETARAQSGGSSSGLTFTPVRLDDTDRIIVPPGYKSEILIRWGDPLFLEPATGFDIDAQTAEKQARQFGYNCDYLGFIPLAPNRALLIANHEYTNPELMFRGYDDKNPTKEQVDVELQAHGVSVVHIERHPTRGWRYTLGAWHNRRITGTTPMRFTGPAAGHPWMRTSEDPSGYTVLGTLNNCAAGITPWGTVMTCEENFHQYFANNDKVADKEKQAVHKRYGFPGGASERKWERYHKRFDLAQEPNEGFRFGWVVEFDPLDPGSLPRKHTALGRFKHEATSTVIAKDGRAVVYMGDDERFEYVYRFVSDGRYDPNNREANMRLMESGTLFVAKFNDDGTGRWLPLVAGQGPLTAANGFPTQAEVCINTRRAADLVGATRMDRPEDIEVHPQSGVVYAVMTNNSQRGTSGKPGVDAANPRPQNRHGHIIEIIPDGDHAAATFRWRFLMICGDPAKDKGTYFAGFDQSLVSPISSPDNITFDRRGNLWISTDGQTSSFKKNDGVYAVPVSGPERGYNRQFLSAVPGAECASLIFSDNDDTLFVSIQHPAEGTTLENASSRFPDGKEPRPAVIFIRKEDGGTIGS; translated from the coding sequence ATGACCCTGGACCACGACCCGTCCGACCTCCTTCCCCTCGTCGACGACTACCGGTCCAACCAGTGCTTCGTCCATCCGCAGACCTGCCGCTGGAGCTGCGGCAACCAGTGCGCCCATCCCGCGCCCAACGAAAGCAGGAACGACTACTTCGGCGACGTCGCCCGGCGTTACATCTCCCGCCGCCGCCTCCTCGGTTTCGGCGCCCTCGCCGCCGGCATGCTCGTCGTCGGCCGCCAGGGCGTCTTCGGCGCCGAAACCGCCCGCGCCCAGTCCGGCGGCAGCAGCTCCGGCCTCACCTTCACCCCCGTCCGGCTCGACGACACCGACCGGATCATCGTGCCGCCGGGCTACAAGAGCGAAATCCTCATCCGCTGGGGAGACCCCCTCTTCCTTGAGCCCGCCACCGGCTTCGATATCGACGCCCAGACCGCCGAAAAGCAGGCCCGCCAGTTCGGCTACAACTGCGACTACCTCGGCTTCATCCCCCTCGCCCCGAACCGCGCCCTCCTCATCGCCAACCACGAGTACACCAACCCCGAGCTGATGTTCCGCGGGTACGACGACAAGAACCCGACAAAAGAGCAGGTCGACGTCGAGCTCCAGGCCCACGGCGTCAGCGTTGTCCACATCGAGCGGCACCCCACCCGCGGCTGGCGGTACACCCTCGGTGCCTGGCACAACCGCCGCATTACCGGCACCACCCCCATGCGCTTCACCGGCCCCGCCGCCGGCCACCCCTGGATGCGCACCAGCGAAGACCCCTCCGGCTACACCGTCCTCGGCACCCTCAACAACTGCGCCGCAGGCATCACCCCCTGGGGCACCGTGATGACCTGCGAAGAGAACTTCCACCAGTACTTCGCGAACAACGACAAGGTCGCCGACAAGGAGAAGCAGGCCGTCCACAAGCGGTACGGCTTCCCCGGCGGCGCCAGCGAGCGGAAGTGGGAGCGCTACCACAAGCGGTTCGACCTCGCCCAGGAGCCGAACGAAGGCTTCCGCTTCGGCTGGGTCGTCGAGTTCGACCCCCTCGACCCCGGCTCCCTGCCCCGCAAGCACACCGCCCTCGGCCGCTTCAAGCACGAAGCCACCTCCACCGTCATCGCCAAAGACGGCCGCGCCGTCGTCTACATGGGCGATGACGAGCGCTTCGAGTACGTCTACCGCTTCGTCAGCGACGGCCGCTACGATCCGAACAACCGCGAGGCCAACATGCGCCTCATGGAGAGCGGCACCCTCTTCGTCGCGAAGTTCAACGACGACGGCACCGGCCGCTGGCTCCCCCTCGTCGCTGGCCAGGGTCCCCTCACCGCCGCCAACGGCTTCCCCACCCAGGCCGAAGTCTGCATCAACACCCGCCGCGCCGCCGACCTCGTCGGCGCCACCAGGATGGACCGCCCCGAGGACATCGAAGTCCATCCCCAGAGCGGCGTCGTCTATGCCGTCATGACCAACAACTCCCAGCGCGGCACCAGCGGCAAGCCCGGCGTCGATGCCGCTAACCCCCGCCCCCAAAACCGCCACGGCCACATCATCGAAATCATCCCCGACGGCGACCACGCCGCCGCCACCTTCCGCTGGCGGTTCCTCATGATCTGCGGCGACCCCGCCAAGGATAAGGGCACCTACTTCGCCGGCTTCGACCAGTCCCTCGTCAGCCCCATCTCCAGCCCCGACAACATCACCTTCGACCGCCGCGGCAACCTCTGGATCTCCACCGACGGGCAGACCAGCTCCTTCAAGAAGAACGACGGCGTCTACGCCGTCCCCGTCAGCGGCCCCGAGCGCGGCTACAACCGCCAGTTCCTCTCCGCCGTCCCCGGCGCCGAATGCGCCAGCCTCATCTTCTCCGATAACGACGACACCCTCTTCGTCTCCATCCAGCACCCCGCCGAAGGCACCACCCTCGAGAACGCCTCCAGCCGCTTCCCCGACGGCAAGGAGCCTCGGCCGGCGGTCATCTTCATCCGCAAGGAGGACGGCGGCACCATCGGCTCCTGA
- a CDS encoding DnaA ATPase domain-containing protein, translating into MPLEPASASSEPRHLARSWRAVLGCLEVQLNPHTFATWLKGARPRSFDGATLAIETPNDIARDWLDTRLRPVIERAVAQVFGDVAVTIVGPGIDPAAARPAGEILGTVNCRYTFDEYQPSEGNLLALHAIRDLAEAVPGAPSPVVLYGPPGLGKTHLLHAAACLASRLGRRVACFDAAAFTARFVEGVRTSRQGDFHAAIREVDLLLLDDLQQLAGRRATQEEFASALDAVMHRGGHVAVASERHPFDLDLLDRLSSRLAQGIVTRVEPFDDDARRAFIERVARRHRIALPAWAVQRLASCRAPSVRLLLGAVNQAIALQRVGRLDLARLDAEIARVAIAEAAGAEPTAELLERVARYFGVETGDLAGRARGARVGEARAVAAALLQEHGLSLTQVGALLGGRDKSTVSALSRKGLALLEEHPALRQRAIA; encoded by the coding sequence GTGCCGTTGGAACCCGCCAGTGCGAGCAGCGAACCCCGCCACCTCGCCCGCTCGTGGCGCGCCGTCCTCGGCTGCCTCGAGGTCCAGCTCAACCCGCACACCTTCGCCACCTGGCTCAAGGGCGCCCGCCCCCGCTCCTTCGACGGCGCCACCCTCGCCATCGAAACCCCCAACGACATCGCCCGCGACTGGCTCGATACCCGCCTCCGGCCCGTCATCGAACGCGCCGTTGCCCAGGTCTTCGGCGACGTCGCCGTCACCATCGTCGGCCCCGGCATCGACCCCGCAGCCGCCCGCCCCGCCGGCGAAATCCTCGGCACCGTCAACTGCCGCTACACCTTCGACGAATACCAGCCCTCCGAGGGCAACCTCCTCGCCCTCCACGCCATCCGCGACCTCGCCGAAGCCGTCCCCGGCGCCCCCTCGCCCGTCGTCCTCTACGGCCCACCCGGCCTTGGCAAAACCCATCTCCTCCACGCCGCCGCCTGCCTCGCCAGCCGCCTCGGGCGTCGCGTCGCCTGCTTCGATGCCGCAGCCTTCACCGCCCGCTTCGTCGAAGGCGTCCGCACCAGCCGCCAGGGCGACTTCCACGCCGCCATCCGCGAAGTCGACCTCCTCCTCCTCGACGACCTCCAGCAGCTCGCCGGCCGCCGCGCCACCCAGGAAGAGTTTGCCTCCGCCCTCGATGCCGTCATGCACCGCGGCGGCCACGTCGCCGTCGCCTCCGAGCGCCACCCCTTCGACCTCGACCTCCTCGACCGCCTCTCCTCCCGCCTCGCCCAGGGCATCGTCACCCGCGTCGAACCGTTCGACGACGACGCCCGCCGCGCCTTCATCGAACGCGTCGCCCGCCGCCACCGCATCGCCCTCCCCGCCTGGGCCGTCCAGCGCCTCGCCAGCTGCCGCGCCCCCTCCGTCCGCCTCCTCCTCGGCGCCGTCAACCAGGCCATCGCCCTCCAGCGCGTCGGCCGGCTCGACCTCGCCCGCCTCGATGCCGAAATCGCCCGCGTCGCCATCGCCGAAGCCGCCGGCGCCGAGCCGACCGCCGAGCTCCTCGAACGGGTCGCCCGCTACTTCGGCGTCGAAACCGGCGACCTGGCCGGCCGCGCCCGCGGTGCCCGCGTCGGCGAAGCCCGCGCCGTCGCCGCTGCCCTCCTCCAGGAGCACGGCCTCAGCCTCACCCAGGTCGGCGCCCTCCTCGGCGGCCGCGATAAGAGCACCGTCAGCGCACTCTCCCGGAAGGGCCTCGCCCTCCTCGAGGAGCACCCCGCCCTCCGCCAGCGCGCCATCGCCTGA
- a CDS encoding RNA polymerase sigma factor, whose amino-acid sequence MQALADDIAAIRAVARGDDAALARLYDRYSRPCYSFALRMLGSEPDAEEIVQETFLRAWRSAASYDPSRASVSSWLLAITRNLCIDELRRRRRNVASAPIDDAAPLPGADRTDLAAEQAVDAAAVRAALASLPGEQRSAIELVYYYGLTSNEVGRLLGVPPPTIRSRLRLGLLKLAGILRPGDPSR is encoded by the coding sequence GTGCAGGCGCTCGCCGATGACATCGCAGCCATCCGCGCCGTAGCCCGCGGCGATGACGCTGCCCTCGCCCGTCTCTACGACCGCTACAGCCGGCCCTGCTACAGCTTCGCCCTCCGCATGCTCGGCTCCGAACCCGACGCCGAAGAAATCGTCCAGGAGACCTTTCTCCGCGCCTGGCGCAGCGCCGCCAGCTACGACCCGTCCCGCGCCAGCGTCTCCAGCTGGCTCCTCGCCATCACCCGCAACCTCTGCATCGATGAACTCCGCCGGAGGCGGCGCAACGTCGCATCGGCCCCCATCGACGACGCCGCACCCCTCCCTGGCGCCGACCGCACCGACCTCGCCGCCGAGCAGGCGGTCGACGCCGCCGCCGTCCGCGCTGCCCTCGCCAGCCTCCCCGGCGAGCAGCGCAGCGCCATCGAACTCGTCTACTACTATGGACTCACCAGCAACGAGGTCGGCCGCCTCCTCGGCGTTCCCCCTCCCACCATCCGCAGTCGTCTCCGGCTCGGCCTTCTCAAACTCGCCGGCATCCTCCGCCCAGGAGACCCCAGCCGATGA
- a CDS encoding anti-sigma factor, protein MTQQPGHPAEYLPELALGVLPESEAEAIRRHLAGCQPCAEEYGELVRVAALLPLAADAPGPSPETRAAVLAAVRRRPSRAARPRLLPASPWAARIAAAVLLLAVGGGLGWLVGRGGQEEQPSAALAARDALLADAARGETLRAAATSSSGIQASVLLAPRSGLAVAVLDGLPQPPPGRTYQAWLIAGDTPQSAGLFASGGPLVLAPGGDLRRFAAFAVTLEAEGGAPAPTSEPLVVVPFALAARR, encoded by the coding sequence ATGACCCAGCAGCCCGGCCACCCCGCTGAATACCTCCCCGAACTCGCCCTCGGCGTCCTCCCGGAGTCCGAGGCCGAGGCCATCCGCCGCCACCTTGCCGGCTGCCAGCCCTGCGCCGAGGAGTACGGCGAACTCGTCCGTGTCGCCGCCCTCCTCCCGCTCGCAGCCGATGCGCCCGGGCCCTCACCGGAGACCCGCGCCGCCGTGCTCGCCGCGGTCCGTCGCAGGCCATCCCGCGCTGCCCGGCCCCGGCTGCTGCCCGCCTCGCCCTGGGCGGCTCGCATCGCAGCTGCCGTTCTCCTGCTCGCCGTCGGCGGCGGGCTCGGCTGGCTCGTCGGCCGCGGCGGCCAGGAAGAACAGCCCTCCGCCGCGCTCGCCGCCCGCGATGCCCTCCTCGCCGACGCCGCCCGCGGCGAGACGCTCCGCGCCGCCGCCACCAGCAGCTCCGGCATCCAGGCCAGCGTCCTCCTTGCACCCCGCTCCGGCCTCGCCGTCGCCGTCCTCGATGGCCTCCCCCAACCGCCGCCAGGCCGCACCTACCAGGCCTGGCTCATCGCCGGAGACACCCCGCAATCCGCCGGCCTCTTCGCCTCCGGCGGGCCGCTCGTCCTCGCGCCAGGGGGCGACCTCCGCCGTTTCGCCGCCTTTGCCGTCACCCTCGAAGCCGAGGGCGGCGCCCCCGCCCCCACCTCCGAGCCCCTGGTTGTTGTCCCCTTCGCCCTCGCGGCCCGCCGCTGA
- a CDS encoding PIG-L deacetylase family protein, protein MPTALVIAAHPDDGELGCGGYVLQLVEAGWTVHWVVTTNGAKGTADRAMPRERLIALRREEQAEACRRLGTEPPRMLGYEDGELAYSRELVGALVRAIRETRPLLVLTHDPTDFIIRDRFINHADHRATGAAALDAVYPAARDHLNFPEQVAEGLEPWRVREVLLWNTNQPNFEVEIGAQLERKVWALAAHGSQFGETEALARFAQERWRTGEGRYVERFRRVVLDF, encoded by the coding sequence ATGCCGACAGCGCTGGTGATTGCGGCGCACCCGGATGACGGGGAGCTGGGGTGCGGCGGGTATGTGCTCCAGCTGGTGGAGGCGGGGTGGACGGTGCACTGGGTGGTGACGACGAACGGGGCGAAGGGAACGGCAGACCGCGCGATGCCGCGGGAGCGGCTGATTGCGCTGCGGCGGGAGGAGCAGGCCGAGGCGTGCCGGCGGCTGGGGACGGAGCCGCCGCGGATGCTGGGGTACGAGGATGGGGAGCTGGCGTATTCGCGGGAGCTGGTGGGCGCGCTGGTGCGGGCGATCCGGGAGACCCGGCCGCTGCTGGTGCTGACGCACGACCCGACGGATTTCATCATTCGCGACCGGTTCATCAACCATGCGGACCACCGGGCGACGGGGGCAGCGGCGCTGGATGCGGTCTACCCGGCGGCGCGGGACCACCTGAACTTCCCGGAGCAGGTTGCCGAGGGGCTGGAGCCGTGGCGGGTGCGGGAGGTGCTGCTCTGGAATACGAACCAGCCGAACTTCGAGGTAGAGATCGGAGCGCAGCTGGAGCGGAAGGTGTGGGCGCTGGCCGCGCATGGTTCGCAGTTCGGGGAGACGGAGGCGCTGGCGCGGTTTGCGCAGGAGCGGTGGCGGACCGGCGAAGGGCGGTATGTGGAGCGGTTCCGGCGGGTGGTGCTGGACTTCTGA
- the lexA gene encoding transcriptional repressor LexA, whose product MNTLSPRQQQILDFLRAFIEEHDYPPSIRDIQEGCGISSTSVVDYNLRKLEEKGYIRRDREISRGIELLGARGRRPRIVEVPLLGTIAAGQPIPVPTSDRWAADAEEILAVTEDMVRGRTNVFALRVRGTSMIEDLIDDGDIVFLEPVRTADDGDRVAVWLKDRGEVTLKRIYRENGRIRLQPANSTMEPIYTTPENVEIQGRFISSFRPSD is encoded by the coding sequence ATGAACACCCTCTCACCCCGCCAGCAGCAGATCCTCGACTTCCTCCGCGCCTTCATCGAGGAGCACGATTACCCGCCCTCCATCCGCGACATCCAGGAGGGCTGCGGCATCTCCAGCACCTCCGTCGTCGACTACAACCTCCGCAAGCTCGAAGAAAAAGGCTACATCCGCCGCGACCGCGAAATCTCCCGCGGCATCGAACTCCTCGGCGCCCGCGGCCGGCGCCCCCGCATCGTCGAGGTCCCCCTCCTCGGCACCATCGCCGCCGGCCAGCCCATCCCCGTCCCAACCTCCGACCGCTGGGCCGCCGACGCCGAAGAGATCCTCGCCGTCACCGAAGATATGGTCCGCGGCCGCACCAACGTCTTCGCCCTCCGCGTCCGCGGCACATCCATGATCGAAGACCTCATCGACGACGGCGATATCGTCTTCCTCGAACCCGTCCGCACCGCCGACGACGGCGACCGCGTCGCCGTCTGGCTCAAGGACCGCGGCGAAGTCACCCTCAAGCGCATCTACCGCGAAAACGGCCGCATCCGCCTTCAGCCCGCCAACAGCACCATGGAGCCCATCTACACCACCCCCGAGAACGTCGAAATCCAGGGCCGCTTCATCTCCTCCTTCCGGCCGAGCGATTAG
- a CDS encoding ABC transporter ATP-binding protein has product MAQPLLEVRGLSVEYRARDATVYAVSGVSFSLQPGELLAIVGESGSGKSTVGLAVPRLLPAEAAITAGAITLGGTDLLALPDAELRGYRGRRIAMIFQDPVAGLNPVIDIGSQVAEILTSHLDLGRKEARRRAIDLLYRVGLAEPERIARSYPFQLSGGMCQRVMIGIATALDPQLLIADEPTSALDVTVQAQILYQLERLRAERGTAVLLVTHDFGVVAQVADRVAVMYAGRIVEEGPVRAILRSPLHPYSHGLLATLPRVDGVRAHLHQIPGSPPEMTAPAARCPFLPRCGKALSRCREASPPSLEPAGDGDRRVACYNPIWQGAPAD; this is encoded by the coding sequence ATGGCCCAACCGCTCCTCGAGGTGCGCGGCCTCTCCGTCGAATACCGCGCCCGCGATGCCACCGTCTACGCCGTCTCCGGCGTCTCCTTCTCCCTCCAGCCCGGCGAGCTCCTCGCCATCGTCGGCGAATCCGGCTCCGGCAAATCCACCGTCGGCCTCGCCGTCCCCCGCCTCCTCCCGGCCGAAGCCGCCATCACCGCCGGCGCCATCACCCTCGGCGGCACCGACCTCCTCGCCCTCCCCGATGCCGAACTCCGCGGCTACCGCGGCCGCCGCATCGCCATGATTTTCCAGGACCCCGTCGCCGGCCTGAACCCCGTCATCGATATCGGCAGCCAGGTCGCCGAAATCCTCACCAGCCACCTCGACCTCGGCCGCAAAGAAGCCCGCCGACGTGCCATCGACCTCCTCTACCGCGTCGGCCTCGCCGAGCCCGAGCGCATCGCCCGCTCCTACCCCTTCCAGCTCTCCGGCGGCATGTGCCAGCGCGTCATGATCGGCATCGCCACCGCCCTCGACCCGCAGCTCCTCATCGCCGATGAGCCCACCAGCGCCCTCGATGTCACCGTCCAGGCCCAGATCCTCTACCAGCTCGAACGCCTCCGCGCCGAACGCGGCACCGCCGTCCTCCTCGTAACCCACGACTTCGGCGTCGTCGCCCAGGTCGCCGACCGCGTCGCCGTCATGTACGCCGGCCGCATCGTCGAAGAAGGCCCCGTCCGCGCCATCCTGCGCAGCCCGCTCCACCCCTACAGCCATGGCCTCCTCGCCACCCTCCCCCGCGTCGACGGCGTGCGGGCGCACCTCCACCAGATCCCCGGCAGTCCGCCCGAAATGACCGCCCCCGCCGCCCGCTGCCCCTTCCTTCCCCGCTGCGGCAAAGCCCTCAGCCGGTGCCGCGAAGCGTCGCCCCCGTCCCTCGAGCCTGCCGGGGACGGCGACCGCCGCGTCGCCTGCTACAACCCCATCTGGCAGGGCGCCCCGGCCGACTAA